A section of the Paenibacillus aurantius genome encodes:
- a CDS encoding MFS transporter: protein MKKFLTMGSLSYLLIGLAHVVAGSVMPELLRHYGLPYEAGGALIFSQFAGFLLGVLVTPAVLTVAGPRKTLVLAAGLLTAAEITYTVLPPWGVMLAAAPVAGVGFGTIEAVIGALVISSTGEKRAVYMSRLEVFFGIGALVIPILAGICIWLGFWNTSFLTVGGLSLLLAILWARLSFGELDAALARKPKTVPEPGQETGYRGKALVYFSLFVAFFFLYVGLEMSLVNFFPSILLEKFSMESAGASVSVTLFWLAMAVGRIFAGTLSMRVGYGKYLVWGCAGTLLCLAGLRLAPYYGLTFGFLMLAGLAMAGLFSIALVYASHLLPGREERTTSLLIGAGGLGGAVLPLLTGWSMDHWKVFGTQSLLAAVSLLLILMVGAALVMERAGRTVRTERTG from the coding sequence ATGAAAAAGTTTTTGACCATGGGCAGCCTGTCCTATCTGCTGATCGGGCTCGCCCACGTGGTGGCCGGCTCGGTGATGCCGGAGCTGCTGCGGCACTACGGCCTGCCGTATGAGGCGGGCGGCGCCCTTATCTTTAGCCAATTTGCCGGTTTTCTGCTCGGGGTCCTGGTGACGCCCGCTGTCTTAACCGTAGCCGGCCCGAGAAAAACGCTGGTGCTGGCGGCCGGGCTGCTGACCGCGGCGGAGATCACCTATACGGTGCTGCCTCCCTGGGGAGTGATGCTGGCCGCCGCCCCGGTTGCCGGTGTCGGCTTCGGGACCATCGAGGCGGTCATCGGAGCGCTCGTGATCAGTTCCACGGGGGAGAAGCGGGCCGTCTATATGAGCCGGCTGGAGGTATTCTTCGGGATCGGGGCGCTCGTCATCCCGATTCTGGCGGGAATCTGCATATGGCTGGGCTTCTGGAATACCTCTTTCCTCACGGTTGGCGGGTTATCTCTCCTGCTGGCCATCCTGTGGGCCCGCCTGTCGTTCGGCGAACTCGACGCCGCGCTTGCCCGCAAGCCGAAAACCGTGCCCGAGCCCGGGCAGGAAACCGGCTACCGGGGAAAGGCGCTGGTTTATTTTTCCCTGTTCGTCGCCTTCTTCTTCCTATACGTGGGGCTTGAAATGAGTCTGGTGAATTTCTTTCCTTCTATTCTCTTGGAAAAATTCAGTATGGAAAGCGCCGGTGCCTCCGTCAGCGTCACGCTGTTCTGGCTCGCCATGGCGGTCGGCCGTATTTTTGCCGGGACGCTGTCGATGCGGGTAGGATACGGCAAATACCTCGTCTGGGGCTGCGCGGGCACGCTGCTGTGCCTGGCGGGGCTGCGTCTCGCGCCTTACTACGGGCTGACCTTCGGGTTTCTTATGCTGGCGGGTCTTGCCATGGCGGGACTGTTCTCTATCGCGCTCGTTTATGCGAGCCATCTCCTCCCCGGCCGGGAGGAGCGGACCACGAGCCTGCTGATCGGAGCCGGCGGACTGGGAGGAGCGGTGCTTCCGCTGCTGACGGGCTGGAGCATGGATCATTGGAAAGTGTTCGGCACGCAGTCGCTGCTGGCGGCCGTATCGCTCCTGCTGATTCTTATGGTGGGGGCGGCGCTTGTTATGGAAAGAGCCGGAAGAACCGTAAGAACCGAAAGAACCGGCTGA
- a CDS encoding DUF4870 domain-containing protein yields MPQDPSPQRQSPDVEENKVYAILAYILFFIPLIAAKDSRFAAYHANQGLTLFLTAVIANVVLTIIPIVGWILLPLANLFCVVLAVLGIVNAANGVEKPLPVIGGYTLLK; encoded by the coding sequence ATGCCGCAAGACCCTTCGCCGCAGAGGCAGTCCCCCGACGTGGAGGAGAACAAAGTGTATGCCATTCTGGCCTACATCCTTTTCTTTATCCCTTTAATCGCCGCCAAGGATTCCCGCTTCGCCGCCTACCACGCCAACCAGGGGCTGACTCTCTTCCTGACCGCCGTGATCGCCAATGTGGTGCTCACCATCATCCCCATTGTAGGGTGGATTCTGCTGCCCTTGGCCAACCTGTTCTGCGTCGTGCTGGCGGTTCTCGGCATCGTGAATGCCGCGAACGGAGTCGAGAAGCCCCTGCCGGTTATCGGAGGCTATACCCTGCTCAAGTAG
- a CDS encoding extracellular solute-binding protein yields MVTRKKRLGMALASVLVLSALAGCGDKAVSGTGGDGKGKPDEMQFYFTGSLNVKELWETLVPMFEKANPNVKVKLVYIDSGSGGQSTFDRIMAAKQAGQKSGNIDLYESSLSDLTKGMKSDLWASFDNSKIPNLSKIDPNNLKNLNGAGIPYRASAVILAYNSAKVATPPKTADELYDWIRKHPGRFAYNDPATGGSGDSFVQTAIYNFLPPEASTSQDPAIMKQWDKGFALLKELHPYMYQKGVYPKKNQGTLDLMANGEVDIIPAWSDMALEQISKKVLPDTTKLTQINPSFTGGPTYLMAPKLSEHLDSVAAFLNFVLTPEAQTVIVNKMYGYPGIKWSEMPKELQDKFKDVAGGYRTFNLGDLGKEIQKRWQQDVAGGQ; encoded by the coding sequence ATGGTCACCAGGAAGAAACGGTTGGGAATGGCGCTGGCTTCGGTACTCGTCTTGTCGGCGCTTGCCGGATGCGGGGATAAGGCAGTGTCCGGGACGGGAGGGGACGGCAAGGGCAAGCCGGACGAGATGCAGTTCTATTTTACCGGTTCGCTGAATGTGAAGGAGCTGTGGGAAACGCTGGTGCCGATGTTCGAGAAGGCCAATCCGAATGTGAAGGTCAAGCTGGTGTATATCGATTCCGGCTCCGGCGGGCAATCCACCTTCGACCGGATCATGGCCGCCAAGCAGGCGGGACAGAAGTCGGGCAATATCGATCTGTACGAAAGCAGTCTGAGCGACCTGACCAAGGGCATGAAATCCGATTTGTGGGCCTCCTTTGACAATTCCAAAATTCCGAACCTGAGCAAGATCGATCCGAACAATCTGAAGAATTTGAACGGCGCCGGCATTCCGTACCGCGCGTCCGCCGTCATTCTGGCTTATAACAGCGCGAAGGTGGCGACACCGCCGAAGACGGCCGACGAGCTGTACGACTGGATCCGCAAGCATCCGGGACGCTTCGCTTATAACGATCCGGCGACGGGCGGCTCGGGCGACTCCTTCGTGCAGACGGCTATCTACAACTTCCTGCCGCCGGAGGCAAGCACGAGTCAGGACCCGGCAATCATGAAGCAGTGGGACAAAGGGTTCGCCCTGCTGAAAGAGCTTCACCCCTACATGTATCAGAAGGGCGTTTACCCGAAGAAAAACCAGGGGACGCTCGATCTTATGGCCAACGGCGAGGTTGACATCATCCCGGCCTGGTCCGATATGGCGCTGGAGCAGATCAGCAAGAAGGTGCTGCCTGACACGACGAAGCTGACTCAGATCAATCCGTCTTTTACCGGGGGTCCGACGTATCTGATGGCGCCTAAGCTGTCCGAGCATCTCGATTCGGTTGCCGCTTTCCTGAACTTCGTCCTCACCCCAGAGGCGCAGACGGTCATCGTGAACAAGATGTACGGGTATCCGGGCATCAAGTGGTCCGAAATGCCGAAGGAGCTGCAGGATAAATTCAAGGATGTGGCGGGAGGCTACCGGACCTTTAACCTCGGCGATCTGGGCAAGGAAATCCAGAAGCGCTGGCAGCAGGACGTGGCGGGTGGGCAATGA
- a CDS encoding ABC transporter permease, which yields MSKAVKQGILGLALVFPAFLLLCLVVIVPILLAINESLKDDQGNYSLQSYQTLFTDKVMAGNIWFTLKLTVISVVLVLLISYALAVYMRFSGGPIVAGIRKMYMIPIFIPSVIASYGIINMYGNHGWLSRLLLPFGIETIPRIIFDYKGIILANLWFNIPFTTMLLTSALAGIPNSVIESAKDVGAGRLNIFFKLIVPLSYRTMLVAVTFSFMGIIGGFTAPFLIGPNSPQVLGVAMRQVFSVYQETQLASATAVFMFVLCSVMGYFYIRTMIKDDKASMH from the coding sequence ATGAGTAAGGCGGTCAAGCAAGGCATTCTGGGGCTGGCGCTGGTTTTTCCCGCATTCCTGCTGCTGTGCCTCGTCGTCATCGTTCCGATCCTTCTGGCCATCAACGAGAGCCTGAAGGACGACCAGGGGAATTATTCCCTGCAGAGCTATCAAACTTTGTTCACCGATAAGGTGATGGCCGGCAACATTTGGTTCACGCTGAAGCTGACGGTCATCTCGGTCGTGCTCGTGCTGCTCATCTCGTATGCGCTCGCCGTCTACATGCGCTTCAGCGGCGGTCCGATCGTCGCCGGCATCCGCAAGATGTACATGATCCCGATCTTTATTCCATCGGTCATTGCGTCCTACGGGATCATTAACATGTACGGCAATCACGGCTGGCTGTCGCGGCTCCTGCTGCCCTTCGGAATCGAGACGATTCCACGCATCATTTTCGATTACAAAGGGATCATTCTCGCCAATTTGTGGTTCAACATCCCATTTACCACGATGCTGCTCACCTCCGCCTTGGCGGGTATCCCGAATTCGGTCATCGAGAGCGCCAAGGATGTGGGGGCGGGCCGGCTGAACATATTCTTTAAGTTGATTGTTCCGCTTTCCTACCGGACGATGCTTGTGGCGGTCACATTCAGCTTCATGGGCATTATCGGCGGGTTCACGGCACCGTTCTTGATCGGGCCGAACTCGCCGCAGGTGCTCGGTGTGGCGATGCGGCAGGTATTCTCGGTGTACCAGGAGACGCAGCTGGCCAGCGCGACGGCCGTTTTCATGTTCGTGCTGTGCTCGGTCATGGGCTATTTCTACATTCGGACGATGATTAAGGACGATAAAGCTTCGATGCATTAA
- a CDS encoding SRPBCC family protein codes for MSSTNTLPPIRQTLTLNAPIRKVWEAVATSEGIAAWFMPNNFKAEEGYEFHLEAGPFGKSPCKVTELDPPNRLSFSWGKDWTLTFELKEAGDATEFTLTHSGWNAEGVTEFGQSHREVRETMAQGWAGLVKKLSAYVEA; via the coding sequence ATGAGCTCAACCAATACGCTGCCCCCCATCCGCCAGACCCTGACCCTGAATGCCCCCATCCGCAAGGTATGGGAGGCGGTCGCCACCTCCGAAGGCATCGCCGCCTGGTTCATGCCCAATAATTTCAAGGCGGAGGAAGGCTATGAATTCCATCTGGAGGCCGGTCCTTTCGGCAAGTCGCCGTGCAAGGTAACCGAGCTGGATCCTCCCAACCGCTTGTCCTTCTCGTGGGGAAAGGACTGGACCTTGACCTTCGAGCTGAAGGAAGCGGGAGACGCGACTGAATTCACCCTGACCCACTCGGGCTGGAACGCGGAGGGCGTAACCGAATTCGGCCAATCCCACCGGGAAGTCCGGGAGACGATGGCTCAAGGCTGGGCGGGGCTCGTCAAGAAGCTTTCCGCTTACGTCGAGGCCTAG
- a CDS encoding ArsR/SmtB family transcription factor, producing the protein MARASSKPDVFQAIADPTRRSLLKLLDERELPVNAISGHYPMSRTAVSKHLRILADAGLVKERKVGRETRYRFDPEPLLELKRWLAYYERFWENRLSALKRYVEEDGEEESGSPPSLTPLAGGQEKEPPNR; encoded by the coding sequence ATGGCCAGGGCCTCGTCCAAGCCCGATGTGTTCCAGGCCATTGCGGACCCGACGCGCCGAAGCCTGCTGAAGCTGCTGGACGAAAGGGAGCTGCCCGTTAACGCCATCTCGGGACATTACCCGATGTCCCGTACAGCCGTCTCCAAGCATCTTCGCATTCTCGCGGACGCCGGACTGGTCAAGGAGAGGAAGGTCGGCCGGGAGACGAGGTACCGGTTCGATCCTGAGCCCCTGCTGGAGCTGAAGAGGTGGCTCGCTTACTACGAACGGTTCTGGGAAAACCGGCTGTCGGCGCTTAAGCGCTATGTGGAGGAGGACGGGGAGGAAGAATCCGGCTCGCCGCCTTCCCTAACCCCCCTTGCGGGAGGACAAGAGAAGGAACCTCCGAACCGATAG
- a CDS encoding ABC transporter permease codes for MVTINRLFARRVRSYWVYQAKALATVMDWTVALYIVVPALLFAGYQYSRWWMEAPGWLAWVPLPLWYAGLFLLVLTGKVRYYVEAGDQLFLRQGTNWVRKLMARGMLYSLGAFVLRNGAALALLAPLLIKGYGLDALVLPRLLTVLVPVTFLLALAGQWGDFRWAGLKKWGLGLLLLMAGGVVFSAAVQAASAGGVPFWLAAALLLASLPYAAGKRLEQKGTFLHDADRELEAKLALTKLLLGEMAARKPLIRRRRPLLFRSSNRLFRKRTAENGLAEAQIKAFFRSRSALVTYLQLTGVCLAGARFVPHPVNWAIWPAAALLFTYYAKLYVNGVNEHPFIGLFRWKEGVRFTAMHRTTLGIMLPGFLAVSAVIGFTTLPWWGALGLLAGSAGAAYLTVSLLLTGAGRPPGA; via the coding sequence ATGGTAACCATCAACCGCTTGTTTGCCCGCCGGGTGCGCAGCTATTGGGTATACCAGGCCAAGGCGCTGGCTACCGTCATGGATTGGACCGTCGCGCTGTATATCGTGGTGCCGGCGCTTCTCTTCGCCGGTTACCAATACAGCCGCTGGTGGATGGAGGCTCCCGGCTGGCTTGCCTGGGTGCCGCTTCCGCTGTGGTACGCGGGGCTGTTTCTATTGGTCCTGACCGGCAAGGTTCGTTATTACGTAGAGGCCGGGGACCAATTGTTCCTGCGGCAGGGAACCAACTGGGTCCGGAAGCTGATGGCCCGGGGCATGCTCTATTCGCTTGGCGCATTCGTGCTCCGGAATGGGGCGGCGTTGGCGCTGCTTGCACCTTTGCTTATAAAGGGCTACGGGTTGGACGCCCTGGTCCTGCCCCGGCTGCTTACGGTGCTGGTTCCCGTCACTTTCCTGCTCGCCCTGGCCGGGCAGTGGGGGGATTTCCGCTGGGCGGGGCTCAAAAAATGGGGCCTGGGCCTTCTTCTGCTAATGGCCGGAGGCGTTGTCTTCTCAGCCGCCGTTCAAGCCGCTTCCGCCGGCGGGGTTCCCTTCTGGCTCGCGGCGGCGCTCCTTCTGGCGTCCCTGCCTTATGCCGCAGGGAAGCGGCTGGAGCAGAAGGGAACCTTCCTGCACGATGCCGACCGGGAGCTGGAGGCCAAGCTTGCCCTGACCAAGCTGCTGCTTGGGGAGATGGCGGCGCGCAAACCTCTTATCCGACGGAGAAGACCGCTTCTTTTCCGGTCCTCGAACCGGCTGTTCCGCAAGCGGACAGCCGAGAACGGGTTGGCGGAGGCCCAGATCAAAGCCTTCTTCCGCAGCCGCAGCGCGCTGGTGACCTATCTGCAGCTGACGGGCGTCTGCCTCGCGGGAGCCCGCTTCGTGCCGCATCCGGTGAATTGGGCCATTTGGCCGGCGGCGGCTCTGCTTTTCACCTATTACGCGAAGCTGTACGTCAACGGGGTGAACGAGCACCCGTTCATCGGCCTTTTCCGCTGGAAGGAAGGGGTCCGCTTTACGGCCATGCACCGGACGACTCTCGGCATCATGCTGCCGGGCTTTCTGGCCGTTTCGGCGGTCATCGGGTTCACCACCCTGCCCTGGTGGGGGGCCCTCGGCCTGCTGGCGGGCTCCGCGGGAGCGGCTTACCTGACCGTGAGCCTTCTTCTGACGGGAGCCGGGCGGCCCCCGGGCGCATAG
- a CDS encoding CehA/McbA family metallohydrolase, translated as MIRWLPAELHCHTFHSDGKQSLLELAEAARSLGLEAVALTDHNTMTGLTGREEVTAATGVEVIPGLEWTTFFGHMLTLGITEYVDWRNLSPFHIHRGIEGVHRQGGLVGVAHPFRVGSPMCTGCFWEFEVSDWNEVDYVEVWSGLFPSIRRNNARAFALWTDLLNRGHRIAATSGRDWHVSDPVPEPVSATYLGLSAETQASAGLAGAALEALRRGRVAVSMGPRPELFLTTAEGHRCGLGDEVSLPAGGRPEATVTAGVDFTARAGHWELPGGTLQMRLMSNRGELASVALTRVRPQAELTLDMSGVAWLRGELTGVFCGAHTMIGFTNPVYVD; from the coding sequence ATGATCCGGTGGCTGCCGGCGGAGCTGCACTGCCATACGTTCCACAGCGACGGCAAGCAGTCGCTTCTGGAGCTGGCCGAGGCGGCCCGGTCGCTTGGGCTGGAGGCGGTGGCCCTGACCGATCACAATACGATGACGGGTCTCACCGGCCGGGAGGAGGTGACGGCCGCCACCGGGGTGGAAGTCATCCCGGGTCTGGAGTGGACGACTTTCTTCGGCCATATGCTGACATTGGGCATCACGGAATACGTCGACTGGCGCAACCTCAGTCCGTTCCACATCCATCGCGGCATCGAAGGCGTGCACCGCCAGGGCGGCCTCGTGGGCGTGGCCCATCCCTTCCGCGTCGGAAGCCCGATGTGTACGGGCTGCTTCTGGGAATTCGAGGTGTCCGACTGGAACGAGGTCGATTACGTCGAGGTCTGGTCGGGCCTGTTCCCGTCCATCCGCCGCAATAACGCCCGGGCCTTCGCCCTGTGGACGGACCTGCTCAACCGGGGACACCGCATCGCCGCCACCTCGGGGCGGGATTGGCACGTGTCCGACCCGGTGCCGGAGCCGGTCTCGGCGACGTACCTGGGCCTCTCGGCCGAGACGCAGGCTTCGGCCGGCTTGGCCGGTGCGGCACTCGAAGCGCTTCGCCGGGGAAGAGTCGCCGTGTCCATGGGACCGCGGCCGGAGCTCTTCCTCACGACAGCGGAGGGGCACCGCTGCGGTCTCGGGGATGAGGTGTCCCTGCCCGCCGGCGGGAGGCCGGAGGCCACGGTGACGGCCGGCGTTGATTTCACGGCGCGGGCGGGCCATTGGGAGCTCCCTGGTGGGACACTGCAGATGAGGCTGATGAGCAACCGGGGCGAGCTGGCCTCCGTCGCACTTACCCGGGTGCGGCCCCAAGCGGAGCTGACGCTCGATATGAGCGGAGTCGCTTGGCTGCGGGGCGAGCTGACGGGCGTCTTTTGCGGGGCGCATACGATGATCGGGTTTACGAACCCTGTTTATGTTGACTAG
- a CDS encoding ABC transporter ATP-binding protein has translation MNVLEVEIEKAGYKDRPDVIQEIKFSVRAGELVGLIGPNGAGKSTTIKALLGLLGEMKGNVVMAGKGTYGYIPEHPILFDELTLWEHLELAAASMEHPLPDFQARAEELLARFRLTEVRHHLPASFSKGMQQKIMLILGFLQKPEVYIVDEPFIGLDPKATKDFLEGLKEERGRGAGVLMSTHVLDTAERICDSFVLLSEGRLVARGDLEAVRQRCGLPGGSLFDCFHSLL, from the coding sequence ATGAACGTGCTGGAAGTAGAGATTGAGAAGGCGGGCTATAAGGACCGGCCGGACGTCATCCAAGAGATCAAGTTCTCCGTTCGGGCCGGAGAGCTGGTGGGGCTGATCGGGCCGAACGGAGCCGGCAAAAGCACGACGATCAAAGCCCTGCTCGGTCTGCTCGGCGAGATGAAGGGGAACGTGGTGATGGCCGGAAAGGGGACCTATGGGTATATTCCGGAGCATCCCATCCTCTTCGATGAGCTGACCCTGTGGGAGCACCTGGAGCTCGCCGCGGCGTCCATGGAGCATCCGCTCCCGGATTTCCAAGCCCGGGCGGAGGAGCTTCTCGCGCGGTTCCGGCTGACGGAGGTGCGCCATCATCTGCCCGCGAGCTTCTCGAAGGGGATGCAGCAGAAGATCATGCTCATTCTGGGCTTTCTGCAGAAGCCGGAGGTGTACATCGTGGACGAGCCGTTCATCGGGCTCGATCCAAAGGCGACCAAGGACTTTCTGGAGGGCTTGAAGGAAGAGAGAGGGCGGGGAGCCGGCGTGCTCATGTCGACCCACGTGCTCGATACGGCGGAGCGGATCTGCGATTCGTTCGTGCTCCTGTCGGAAGGGCGTCTTGTGGCCCGCGGGGACTTGGAAGCGGTCCGGCAAAGGTGCGGCCTGCCGGGCGGCAGCCTGTTCGACTGCTTCCATTCTCTGCTGTAG
- a CDS encoding inositol monophosphatase family protein has product MREKRWEEAREAAEKAAQEAGRLAKERFSGEFHTEEKDEHGDLVTEVDRLADQRAVAILRERYPDHRIISEEGGTDGEEHVYVWHVDPLDGTNNYAMGLPLYGVSVSLTFRNRPVVGVVYDSHLEMLYSAADGEGARMEGRPIHMKPPGEMTRATLSWIQGHKVAKADNACKRLRHGLEDRVKRVLRVWAPSLTWAMLARGDLQGIVLYQSEGEDLYAGMVLAREAGAVITDYRGNPVETLEQLEREPYLVAAHPRLHPSLLKMVQDCLGED; this is encoded by the coding sequence ATGAGAGAGAAGCGGTGGGAAGAGGCGCGGGAAGCAGCGGAGAAAGCGGCGCAGGAAGCCGGCAGACTGGCCAAGGAACGGTTCAGCGGGGAGTTTCATACCGAGGAAAAGGACGAGCACGGAGATTTGGTGACGGAGGTGGACCGGCTGGCGGATCAGAGGGCAGTCGCCATCCTGAGGGAGCGCTATCCGGATCACCGGATCATCAGCGAGGAAGGAGGAACGGACGGAGAAGAGCACGTGTACGTATGGCACGTCGATCCGTTGGACGGGACCAACAATTATGCGATGGGGCTGCCCTTGTACGGCGTGTCCGTTTCCCTCACCTTCCGGAACCGGCCGGTGGTAGGAGTGGTGTATGATTCCCATCTGGAGATGCTTTATTCGGCAGCGGACGGGGAAGGGGCCCGGATGGAAGGTAGGCCTATTCACATGAAACCGCCGGGGGAAATGACCCGGGCTACCTTGTCCTGGATACAGGGACATAAGGTGGCCAAAGCGGACAATGCCTGCAAAAGGCTCCGCCATGGATTGGAAGACCGGGTCAAAAGGGTGCTGCGCGTATGGGCGCCCTCCCTTACCTGGGCGATGCTTGCCCGCGGAGACCTGCAGGGGATCGTTCTCTACCAGTCCGAAGGGGAGGACCTGTACGCGGGGATGGTGCTGGCCCGGGAAGCGGGAGCCGTCATCACGGATTACAGGGGCAACCCGGTGGAGACGCTGGAGCAGCTGGAGCGGGAGCCTTATCTGGTGGCGGCCCATCCAAGGCTGCATCCTTCCCTCCTTAAGATGGTTCAGGATTGTTTAGGGGAAGACTAA
- a CDS encoding HIT family protein, whose amino-acid sequence MHQECIYCSRDERLEKLMIEIMELSVSTLYLFKEQTYFGRCLIALNEHQREIFHLSEATRSLLMADMAKVAGAIEKAFLPDKINYGSYGDTMPHVHFHIVPKYKDMEMWGQPFEINPNRVYFTDEQYQGMIEKLIKYLA is encoded by the coding sequence ATGCATCAGGAATGCATATACTGCAGCCGGGATGAGCGGCTCGAGAAGCTCATGATCGAGATCATGGAGCTGAGCGTATCTACGCTTTATTTGTTCAAGGAGCAGACTTATTTCGGTCGCTGCCTCATCGCCTTGAACGAGCACCAAAGGGAAATCTTTCATCTATCCGAGGCGACCCGCAGCCTGCTGATGGCGGATATGGCCAAGGTGGCCGGGGCGATCGAGAAAGCCTTTCTGCCGGACAAAATCAATTACGGCTCTTACGGCGATACGATGCCGCACGTGCATTTTCATATCGTTCCGAAATACAAAGACATGGAGATGTGGGGCCAGCCGTTCGAGATCAATCCGAACCGCGTCTATTTTACCGACGAGCAGTACCAGGGCATGATCGAGAAATTAATCAAATACTTGGCGTGA